In the genome of Brachypodium distachyon strain Bd21 chromosome 3, Brachypodium_distachyon_v3.0, whole genome shotgun sequence, the window AACGGACTCAGCCTTTTGTGATGTGAATGGGCCGGGCTGCAATCTGTTACAGGCTTGGAAACCGTCCGAGTGTTTCTTCTCGAGCGCTCTTGCTTAGTTAATGTTCGCCTGAACTGCAGACAGGCTCGGCTTAAATGATCATGCGCCGGCGATCTAGATACTAGCATCCATTTAATCCGGAAATGGAATTATTGGTTGAGATCCCCCTCTCGATCCTCAATTACTCCCGTCATCAGAGATTAAGGCAACAGCGTACGCACGGCACGGCATTTACAGATCAATGACACGATGGGCGTGGCTCGATCTCTCTAGACAGGCCGCCCGCAAGCACAGGCTATAAGGCTATATGTACGTACGTGTGTGTGCCAGGCGTGACACGTGAAGCCAAGTTCGTACTGTGTCCTGAATACTCTCGCATAGCGAAAATAAAAACGGCGTCTTTAAGATTAATCTTGTAGGCAGTCTAGAGCGAAACAATCACGACTCCACTCGCGAGTCTACACAAGTCACCCGCCCCGTCTATTTTTAATCGTTCGATacgcatgcatatatacgtGTTTGCACCCAACCAGAACGTGGCGTGTTCGGTTCCAAAAGATGGAATATAAAATATGGCGAGTTCGTAGCACGGAGTCCAAAAGTCCACGTAAAACTTTAGAAAACGAATTAGCACAAATTGGTACGTACTTACTGAGCAAATCGCCTGATGACAAGAAAGCAGTTTTGCGCAGGTACCACCATAGGATGGATGATAAACGATTGGACGAATATTCttctctctatatataatTCGGTTCACTGGCTGGCTGCTTAATTAGCTGTGACCCGTGACTTGGATCCAAGTAATTTGCCAATCTGGTCGAGCTGGAGAACAACTGATGATCCATGCACCGACCCATGCAGCCGCCGTCAAAGTCAGCCAGTCGTCGCCGCGCCACGTTTAAACGACTTGACTTTATTAACGCCCACAGGCCGCAGCTACACGCCCAGCGTCTCACTTCAGTTATTTGAGTCCAGTCCATTCATGCTCGCCGTCCATGGACCTGCCACAACGCGCGTTCTCCAACGGAGAAGGCACGCATAAAAGGATCGAAGCTTTGGACAATAAGGGGGGCATTCGGCTTTGACGGCGAGCAGCGCAGCTGGCTGGTCTTGCCCGGAGTATCACGCAATATGTTTGCCTTGGGAGCTGAATTAAGTATGGATTCGATCACACTTATGAGAGATCTACATTAACACAGATCTTTTGCATTCCTCAAACTAAGCAAGAGTTTCTTTTAAGGGGCATTTCTAAGCAAGAGATATATAGAATCAGTAGTTTCTTACTTTCCGGATACTCGTTTTCAAGACAAAAAGCTTTGAATTCACTGCTTATAAAAAAACTAGTATAGGAGGTAaaaacagtactccctccaggCCGGAATTACCATCTTCGTATGgcgcatgttttttttttggcatttCTAAGCAGGAGATATACATAATCtatagtttcttttttttggtagCAGTACTGATGTCTGGCTGTGTTTCATGGTCTTAGTCCagttttttctaaaataaaacatCGGcattttttccccttttgaAATACAGATGTTCGAAAAACTCGtcaaagaaattatttttccTCATCAATTTTTCTCAATAAATATGGTGGTTTATACCTGTCGTCcgattttttagaaaatgtcCTAAATCTCAGTTGACGTATCAGAACCGTTGGATCAAGATATGGGTGTCATCTtcgctctctcctctccacgTATCACCACTGGATTAAAATCGAACGGACAAGCACGTCGACTTTTCAATAGCAAACCCGTAATAAATAGGTTGACCGGTGAAACATTTGAATAGCCACcctaaaacaaaaaacaagaataTAAACACGGGTGAGCCAGATACCATACTccatctcaaaacaaaaacaagtgtACAATTCAAAGGTTCAACGGTCAACATTCAAATCCCAATCTCCAAGGAACACGAAGCCCTCCCAGTCAGTCTCCGCCATCAgtctctcttttccttttccctcCCGCTCGATCTCTTCAAAGAAACAACGTTCAACTTTGCCGGCCGCAACCTATATAACCCGCATTTTCAGCTCGCCCCACGCATCCTACCACGACCAAAGCCGTCATCATCCTCCGctgtcatcttcttcctctcacgGCGCGGGCGGACGGAGAAGCCGGACCGATGGTGACGCCGGTGTCTCTCCCGCGGCGCCTCCGCGGGTTCCGcgaccgcggcggcgccgtgtcTTCCGAGATCCCGCTTACCTTGACCGTCAGACGAACACCTtgcgggcagcagcagcagcagcccgaGGTGCCGGCGCAGTTCCTCTGCCCGATCTCGCTGGAGATGATGCGGGACCCCgtggcggcgccgacggggatCACCTACGACCGGGAGAGCGTGGAAGCCTGGCTGAACCGCGGCCGCTCCACGTGCCCCGTCACCGGCCGCCCGCTGCGGCTCGAGGACCTCGTCCCCAACCACGCCACGCGGCGGCTCATCCAGGACTGGTGCGTCGCCAGCGGCATGGCCGACGAGCGCGCGCCCACGCCCCGCGTGCCGCTCTCCGCTCTCGACGCCTCGGAGCTCAtgggcgccgtcgccgccgccgcagcgcccGGGGACGGCGCCGCGTGCCGGGAGCTCGTGGCCAGGGCCATGGCGCTCGCCAGGGACAGCGACCGCGACCGCCGCTGCCTGGcgtccgccgcgcgcgccggcgccgcgctctCCTCGGCCTTCTGCAGCCTCTCTCGCCACGACGCCCAGACGGCATCATCCGCTGGCGTCCTGGAGGAGATCCTGGCTGCCATCGTCGTCTTCTCCAGCCCGCTCGACGCGGACTCCATGCGCCGCATTGCCTGCTCCCCTTCGTCCCTTTCCTCCGTGGTCTCCATCATGTCCAACGCCGATCTCTCACTCCCCCACGCCAGGGCAGCCGCGGCCGTCGTGCTCCGCGAGATCGCGTCTTCCTCCGACGCCCAATGCCTCGACGCCATGACCAACACGCATGCCATCTACGTCGCTCTTGTCAACATCTTGCAGAACCCCGTCTCGCCACAGGCCACGAAAGCCGCCCTGGTGACGGCCTACTACCTGGTGACCGCGCGCGGCGAGCTCGCCGCGCCGCACATGGCAGAGCTCGGCATCGTGCGGCACCTCATCGAGCTCCTGGTGGACTGCGACAAGGGGACGACGGAGAAGGCGCTGGCGGCGCTGGACGCGATGCTGCTCAAGTGCGAGGAGGCGAAGGGAGAAGCGCGCTCGCTGCGGGCGCTGGCGGTGCCGGTGCTCGTGAAGAAGATGCACCACGTGTCCGACATGGCCACGGAGTTCGCGGTCTCGGCGCTCTGGCGGCTCTGCAAGAACGACGATGACGTGAACGGCGGGTGTAAGGCTGAGGCGCTGCAGGCCGGAGCGTTccagaagctgctgctgctgctgcaggtggGCTGCGAGGGCGTCGCCAGGGAGCGGGCGAGCGAGCTGCTGAGGATGCTCAATGGGGCCAGGGAAGACGGCGCCGAGTGCATTGACACGGTGGATTTCAAAGCGCTCAAGAGACCATTCTGAGTGATCTTAATGTGCATATGTCGTAGAAGATGCTGATAGAATTAGGTTTAGCTTCGATCGATCTCCTTTTGTTCGCGGGAGCGAATTTTCGGGACAGGCAAAGTTATGAATGATCCCGTATAAACTTGGGTGCAAGGAATTCAGATACATAGGTGACTGTGGAAAGtcatggaaaaaataaaatcatacatgtacatgcatgtaGAGAATGAGCAGAACTCGTTCTTGTGAATTCAGTACAAAAAATGATCATTTGCAAGGTGTAAAAATCAAAAATACATAATCTACTGAGAAAAACCATAGGATGTTTTTATACAGCTCATAAAGGGTACATGTTGGCGCAACAAAGTTTACGGTGACATGTTCGTGTctattgcatatatatatatggtttctgttatatgtttttttttcaaaacttaAAACAAGTAAATTTGTCAACTTTTAAAAATAGGATCATATGAAGCCACACGATCAGCTTTGTCTTTTTTAAAAAGAGTACTACGGTTAGTAGCTCAAGTTCTGAATCTTCCTGGTTCTTCTAGTGGGCAGTATGGGAGACGCCAATATCCCAATTCCCTTCGGCCGCCAAACTGTGTGCGAGGCTCGTCAACTATTCAAACATCGAACACAATTTTTGACCGAGGACGACAGGAACCGCCAAGTTTCCATTATACAACTGTCTTGCAATGCCGCAGTAGCattgccggccggccggacacGGTCACTAGGTTCAGTAGAGATAGCTGTGGAGTAGTTGTGCACATCTCAATTCAAAACTTGACGCCAACATCACATAAAGGCAACCAAACGGCCACACCAGCTAGCTAGTCCGTCTACAATTTTCGTGCCGTTGATCGGAAACAAACCCAATTTGATATGGACAGGAGGGTTCATGGCATGCATATGCACGTTCGGCCGGCACTATATCGTGTGCTTGACGAATATATAGATACCAGCAGGTCTTTGATTCCAGGAACGTACACACGTTATCCATGTGCAACGTACGATTGGTTCTCTCTGTATATATTCGCCACGCAAACATTCCCTTTgccttttcctctcttttggAACAATTTTTTAGGACCGGCCGGCCGATCGAGCGAGCGCTCCCCGGCCCATTGGCGCTTTCGCACTTTTTGTTAGGCAAGAAGCTAGCGCAGGAACTTTTTGATGCCACTGCAATGCATCCACAATCTCGATCCGCTAGATGCTGAAGGGTAAAATGTTTGGAAGGAGCAGAATGAAGGGGAGTAGTAGTAGATCACACATGCATCGTATGGGATTCTT includes:
- the LOC100831260 gene encoding U-box domain-containing protein 21 encodes the protein MVTPVSLPRRLRGFRDRGGAVSSEIPLTLTVRRTPCGQQQQQPEVPAQFLCPISLEMMRDPVAAPTGITYDRESVEAWLNRGRSTCPVTGRPLRLEDLVPNHATRRLIQDWCVASGMADERAPTPRVPLSALDASELMGAVAAAAAPGDGAACRELVARAMALARDSDRDRRCLASAARAGAALSSAFCSLSRHDAQTASSAGVLEEILAAIVVFSSPLDADSMRRIACSPSSLSSVVSIMSNADLSLPHARAAAAVVLREIASSSDAQCLDAMTNTHAIYVALVNILQNPVSPQATKAALVTAYYLVTARGELAAPHMAELGIVRHLIELLVDCDKGTTEKALAALDAMLLKCEEAKGEARSLRALAVPVLVKKMHHVSDMATEFAVSALWRLCKNDDDVNGGCKAEALQAGAFQKLLLLLQVGCEGVARERASELLRMLNGAREDGAECIDTVDFKALKRPF